GGATTGGCGGGAATGGGGATGACGAGCACCACAGTGATGAAGGCGGTCCACGCGATGGCCACGGCATGCACCGGACGGCTGAAGCGCCCGAGATTCCAGGGCCCCCGGAGGGTCTCGCCACCAGAGAGCTCGTGCTTCCAGTCGAGCACCACGGGCAGGATGTACGACAGGTAGATGGCCACCACGCTGATGCTGATGATGGCGGCCAGGGCTTTGCTGTAGACCGCGGCGCCGAAGGCCGTGCCCACGGTGAGCCAGATGGCGGCGGCGGGCGTGCCGAAGCGCGGACTCACACGCCGCCACAGCGATGACAGCGGCATGCCATCGTCTCGCGAGAACGCGTAGATGGCGCGCGACACCGACGTGATGGCTGACAGGCCGCAGAACCAGGCGGTTCCCACCACGAGGGCCGACAGGGTCCAGCCGACCCGCGGGCCGAGGCTGCGGGTGAGGATGGCGATGATGGCGGGCACGTCGGTTCCGCTGGCGTCCTTGGTCGCGAGCACCCCGTCGATGGCGGGGATGGAGAGCGTGAGCATGATGATGAAGATGTATCCGAACACGGCCGACACCACCACGGCCATCACGATGCCCCAGGGCACGCGAACGCGCGGCTCCACCGTCTCCTCGCTCACCTGGGCCGACGCGTCGTAGCCCGTCATGGTCCACTGCGCCTGCAGCAGTCCCACGATGAATGCGAAGAGATACGGCTTGGGCGCGTCATCGCCGAAGCTCTGCTGAAGGGTGAGGAACTCGGGCGACTGGTGCGGGGCGTACAGCCAGAGGGCACCGATGAGGGCGGTCACGCCCACCATGTGCACGGTGACGCTGAAGTCGTTCAGCCACGCCACGAGGCGGATTCCGAAATGGTTGATCAGGCCGTGCGAGATCAATATCAGCGCGTACGTGGCGAGCAGGTTGAGAGAGGTTCCCTCCACGCCGATCAGGGGGAGGGCGAACTGCGCGCAGCCGTAGTCGACCGCCGCCACAAGGGTCACCAGCCCCACGATGTTGAGCCAGGCGGTGAGCCAGCCCCAGTGCGCGCCCCCCAGCTTGCAGGCCCAGTGGTACATGGCGCCGGAGGTGGGGAAGGCCGACGCCAGCTCGGCCATGCTGAGGGCCACGAAAAGGCTGAACGTGGTGACCACAGGCCACCCGACCAGCATCTCGAACGGCCCTCCCATCTTCAGGCCGAAATCGTAGAGCTGGGTGATGCCCGTGATGATGGAGATGAGCGAGAACGAGAGGGCGAAGTTCGAGAAGCCGCCCATGTCGCGGAAGAGCTCCTGGGCATAGCCCATGCGTGAGAGCTCAGCCGCGTCACGGCGTGCCTCCTCGGTCTCGCGCGTCAGCTCTTCGCTCACAGGGCGGCGAGGTAGAGGGCGCGGAAGTCGTCTGCGGTGGTGACGCGCGGATTGCTGGCATGACACCCGTCTTGCACGGCGAGGGGCACCATGGCGTCGATGTGGGTTTCGGTGACGCCGCTCTCGCGCAGCGTGCGCGGAATGCCCACATCGTCGAGGAGGGTCTGCACGGCGGCGAAGGCCCCATCAGCGGTTGCCTCGGCGTCGAGGGCGCGACCGATGTCTGCGAGGCGCTGCGGCACGGCCTGCGCATTGAAGCGCAGCACGTGGGGGAGCATGATGGCGTTGGCCAGCCCGTGATGCAGCCCCGCCTCTGAAGAGAGCGGGTGGGCCAGGGAATGGGTCGTGCCCAGCCCCTTCTGGAAGGCGACAGCGCCCATCATGCTGGCCATCATCATGTTCGAACGAGCTTCGAGGTCGCTGCCGTCTGCAACAGCGCGGCGCAGATAGCGCCCCACCAGGGTGATGCCGTGCAGCGCGATGGCATCTGCCATGGGGTGATATCCCCTGGCCAGGTACGCCTCCACGTTGTGGGTGAGGGCGTCGATGCCGGTCCACGCGGTCAGATGCCCCGGGAGCTTGACGGTGAGCTCGGGGTCGGCGATGGCGATGGTGGGCATGAGGAACGGGCTGAAGATGACGGTCTTGCGACTCGTGGCCTCGAGGTCGATGACCGTGCTTCGAGAGACCTCGCTGCCGGTGCCGGAGGTGGTGGCGATGGCGATCATGGGCGGCAGGTCGGCGCTGATGAGGCGGTCTCCACCGAGAAGATCGTCATACTCGTGCAGCGGGCGCGTGTGGGTGATCGCCAGCCGGATGGCCTTGGCTGCGTCGATGGCGCTGCCCCCGCCCAGGGCGATGACGCCATCGCAACCGCTCGCCTTGAACAGCGCCACGCCAGGGTGAACGCTCTTCTCGGTCGGGTTGCCCTCCACGCCGTCGAACACGTCATGGGGCAGGCCGTCGGCGCGCAGGGGCTCTGTGACCCGCGCGAGCAGCCCGGCGGCCACCATGCCGGCATCGGTGACGATGAGCGGGCGGGTCATCTTCAGGGCGCGGGCGTGCTCGGCCAGCTTCTCGATGGTCGCTGCTCCGAAGAAGACGCGGGTGGGAAAGCTGAACGCGGCGGTGGGAACCGAGGTCATGACCGTGGACATGGGAAGGGCCTCCTAGAAGAGATGCGTGGGTGCGTGAGGGGTGGGGGTCAGATGATCTCGAGGTAGCGGCTGCGCTCCCAGTCGGTGACGGCCTTCTGGAACTGCCGCGTCTCCCACCTGCGCGTGCGGGCGAAGTGGTCGACGAAGGCCTCACCCAGCAGCGCCTGCGCCGCCTCGCTGCGCTCGAGGCGGTCGGTGGCCTCGTCGAGCGTGCGGGGAAGGGGGCGGGCGTGATCCTCATATCCCTTCACCGTGGGCTCGCCCGGGTCGATCTCGTTCTCGATGCCGTACAGCCCTGAGGCGAGGCTGGCGGCCATGGCCAGGTACGGGTTGGCATCTGCGCCGGGCAGACGGTACTCGACGCGGGTCGACGACGGGCTGCCAGGGATGGCGCGCACGGTGGTGGTGCGGTTCTCGATGCCCCAGTTGGCGCTTGTGGGGGCCCACATGCCGGGCACCAGGCGCTTGTACGCGTTGATGGTGGGGGCCGACAGCGCGGTGAGCTCGGGCATGAGCGCGAGCTGCCCCCCGATGTAGTGGCGCATGGTCTTCGAGAAGCCTCGCGGGGCGTCGGCATCGTGGAAGGCCGGCGAGCCGTCGAGTCGTCGCAGGCTCTGGTGAAGATGGCCCCCGCAGCCCGGGAGCGATTCGTTCCACTTGGCCATGAAGGTCACGAGGCAGTCGCGGCGTGCCGCCACCACCTTCAGCATGGTCTTGAACAGCGCGGCCTTGTCGGCGGCGCTGAGGGCGTTGTCGTAGCGGATGGCGGCTTCGTACACGCCGGGGCCGGTCTCGGTGTGAAAGCCCTCGAGCGGAACGTCGAAGGCGCTCATGCTGTCGATGATGTCGTGCACGAACTCGGCGTTGGCGCCGCTCCGGGTGACGCTGTACCCGAACATGCCCGGGGTGAGCGGGGTCATGTCGAGGAAGTTCTTGTCGCGCATCGACTGCGCGGTCTCGCGGAAGAAGAAGAACTCGTATTCCGCCGCCATGGTGGCCTCGAACCCGAGCTTGCGCGCGTGCGCCACGACGCGCTGCAGCACCTGTCGCGGTGAGATCTTGAGCGGTCCGCCGTCGCGATCGACGAAGTCGGCGATGAAGAAGGCGGTGTCCGGCTCCCAGGGCAGCACCCGGTAGGTCGACAGATCGATGCGGGCGTGGGTGTCGGGGTAGCCCGTGTGCCATCCGGTGAAACGCGCGTTGTCGTAGAGCACGTCGGCGCAGTCCCATCCGAAGATGACGTCGCAGAAGCCGAAGCCGTCGCGGGCGGCAGATTCGAACTTGTCGAGGGAGATGTACTTGCCCCGCAGGACGCCGTCGATGTCGAACCCGCCGAGCTTCACCTTGCGGATGTTGTGGTCGCGCATCACCGATGAGACGTGCTCGAAAGATAGCGCCTGCAGCGTGGTTGCCTCAGCCATGGGTCTTGGGCTCGCTTTCCTCGTGATGCCGCCGCAGCGGACCGGGCTCGGGGAGGGGGCGCGGCGCAGCGATCAGCGCTTGAGCGAGACCCACACCGACTTCACCTGGGTGTAGCTCTCGAGGGCGTGCTGGCCCATCTCGCGACCGAAGCCGCTCTGCTTGTAGCCGCCGAACGGCGAGGCGCTGTCGAAGCCGTTCCACATGTTGATCCAGACCGAGCCGGCCTTGATCCGACGGGCGAGATCGTGCGCGCGGGCGATGTCCTTCGTCCACACCGCCGAGACGAGGCCGTACACGGTGCCGTTGGCGATGGCAACGGCCTCGTCTTCGCTGCTGAACCGCAGGCACGACAGAACAGGACCGAACACCTCTTCACGCGCGATGGCCATGTCGGGGCGCACGTCGCTGAACACCGTGGGCCTGTAGAAGAAGCCAGAGGCATTGGCGCCCTCGACGTCACGCGCACCGCCGCACCGCAGGGTGGCCCCTTCGGCCTTCGCCTGGGCCACATAGCCGGCGATGCGGTCGAGCTGCGCCTGTGAGATCTGGCTGCCCATGCCGGTTGCCGGATCGAGGGGGTCACCGCAGCGCAGCGTCTCTGCCTTCGCCACCAGGCGAGCGACGAAGTCGTCGTGGATGTCGGTGTGGAGGATGATGCGCGAGCCGGCGCTGCAGATCTCGCCCTTGTTGGCGAAGATGCCCTTGAACGCGGCCTCAACGGCGGCGTCGAGGTCTGCGTCGGGGAAGACGATCTGGGGCGATTTGCCCCCCAGCTCGAGCGAGAGGCGCTTGAGGTTGCTCTCGGCTGACGCCTTCAGAAGGGCGCGCGCCACCTCGGTGCTGCCCGTGAAGGCGAGCTTGTCGACGTCGTTGTGGCGGGCCAGGGCCATGCCAGCGCCTGCGCCGTCGCCGGTGATCACGTTCAGCACGCCGTCGGGAAGCCCCGCCTCGCGGCCGATCTCTGCCAGGCGAAGCGCGGTGAGGGGGGTGAGCACCGAGGGCTTGAGCACGACGGTGTTCCCCGCGGCGAGGGCGGGGGCTACCTTCCAGCAGGCCAGCAGCAGCGGGTAGTTCCAGGCCACGATGGCCCCCACCACACCCATGGGCTCGTACAGCGTGTAGTTGAGGGCGCCGCCCTCCACGGGGATGGTCTCGCCCTGAATCTTGCGCGCCCACCCGGCGTAGTAGCGGAAGACGTCGTATGAAGGGGGCAGGTCGCCGCGATGGGCTTCGGCCACCGTCTTGCCATTCTGCAGCGATTCGAGCAGGGCGAGCTCGTCCTTGCTCTGCTCGATGAGATCGCCCATGCGCCAGAGGATCTTCTCGCGCTCGACGGCATCCATCGTGGGCCAGGGCCCGCTCTCGAAGGCGCGGCGGGCGGCGGCCACGGCGCGATCGACGTCTTCGGGGGTGGCCGACGCCACGGTGGTCAGGCGCGCGCCCGTT
The window above is part of the Pseudomonadota bacterium genome. Proteins encoded here:
- a CDS encoding amino acid permease, which gives rise to MSEELTRETEEARRDAAELSRMGYAQELFRDMGGFSNFALSFSLISIITGITQLYDFGLKMGGPFEMLVGWPVVTTFSLFVALSMAELASAFPTSGAMYHWACKLGGAHWGWLTAWLNIVGLVTLVAAVDYGCAQFALPLIGVEGTSLNLLATYALILISHGLINHFGIRLVAWLNDFSVTVHMVGVTALIGALWLYAPHQSPEFLTLQQSFGDDAPKPYLFAFIVGLLQAQWTMTGYDASAQVSEETVEPRVRVPWGIVMAVVVSAVFGYIFIIMLTLSIPAIDGVLATKDASGTDVPAIIAILTRSLGPRVGWTLSALVVGTAWFCGLSAITSVSRAIYAFSRDDGMPLSSLWRRVSPRFGTPAAAIWLTVGTAFGAAVYSKALAAIISISVVAIYLSYILPVVLDWKHELSGGETLRGPWNLGRFSRPVHAVAIAWTAFITVVLVIPIPANPLTGYTLLGTLFVLGVYHVVWARHHFQGPEFLRESPQTLQA
- a CDS encoding iron-containing alcohol dehydrogenase produces the protein MTSVPTAAFSFPTRVFFGAATIEKLAEHARALKMTRPLIVTDAGMVAAGLLARVTEPLRADGLPHDVFDGVEGNPTEKSVHPGVALFKASGCDGVIALGGGSAIDAAKAIRLAITHTRPLHEYDDLLGGDRLISADLPPMIAIATTSGTGSEVSRSTVIDLEATSRKTVIFSPFLMPTIAIADPELTVKLPGHLTAWTGIDALTHNVEAYLARGYHPMADAIALHGITLVGRYLRRAVADGSDLEARSNMMMASMMGAVAFQKGLGTTHSLAHPLSSEAGLHHGLANAIMLPHVLRFNAQAVPQRLADIGRALDAEATADGAFAAVQTLLDDVGIPRTLRESGVTETHIDAMVPLAVQDGCHASNPRVTTADDFRALYLAAL
- a CDS encoding glutamine synthetase; this encodes MAEATTLQALSFEHVSSVMRDHNIRKVKLGGFDIDGVLRGKYISLDKFESAARDGFGFCDVIFGWDCADVLYDNARFTGWHTGYPDTHARIDLSTYRVLPWEPDTAFFIADFVDRDGGPLKISPRQVLQRVVAHARKLGFEATMAAEYEFFFFRETAQSMRDKNFLDMTPLTPGMFGYSVTRSGANAEFVHDIIDSMSAFDVPLEGFHTETGPGVYEAAIRYDNALSAADKAALFKTMLKVVAARRDCLVTFMAKWNESLPGCGGHLHQSLRRLDGSPAFHDADAPRGFSKTMRHYIGGQLALMPELTALSAPTINAYKRLVPGMWAPTSANWGIENRTTTVRAIPGSPSSTRVEYRLPGADANPYLAMAASLASGLYGIENEIDPGEPTVKGYEDHARPLPRTLDEATDRLERSEAAQALLGEAFVDHFARTRRWETRQFQKAVTDWERSRYLEII
- a CDS encoding aldehyde dehydrogenase family protein gives rise to the protein MTSTLALPRLEPGKLFIDGRAAEGGGTPHDVFNPATGARLTTVASATPEDVDRAVAAARRAFESGPWPTMDAVEREKILWRMGDLIEQSKDELALLESLQNGKTVAEAHRGDLPPSYDVFRYYAGWARKIQGETIPVEGGALNYTLYEPMGVVGAIVAWNYPLLLACWKVAPALAAGNTVVLKPSVLTPLTALRLAEIGREAGLPDGVLNVITGDGAGAGMALARHNDVDKLAFTGSTEVARALLKASAESNLKRLSLELGGKSPQIVFPDADLDAAVEAAFKGIFANKGEICSAGSRIILHTDIHDDFVARLVAKAETLRCGDPLDPATGMGSQISQAQLDRIAGYVAQAKAEGATLRCGGARDVEGANASGFFYRPTVFSDVRPDMAIAREEVFGPVLSCLRFSSEDEAVAIANGTVYGLVSAVWTKDIARAHDLARRIKAGSVWINMWNGFDSASPFGGYKQSGFGREMGQHALESYTQVKSVWVSLKR